A window from Cydia pomonella isolate Wapato2018A chromosome 8, ilCydPomo1, whole genome shotgun sequence encodes these proteins:
- the LOC133520745 gene encoding uncharacterized protein LOC133520745 isoform X2 yields the protein MSTSSTHTHNNLQSESNPSSAVKLPRIIIPVFSGKYAEWPTFHDLFESVINNNQTLAPVQKLHYLKGHLTGEAEQLIRHTPITDANYEQCWTLLKKRYSNTRYISSCILNRLISQKTLTAASSYGVKQILDTTNECLSALTNMNIDVSTWDLIIIHLIIQKLDQESRKEWEHKISDYSDKLPTFSEFSTFLESRFRALEFLEPSTKKETRLKETERPKVFSITSSASSVSCPFCAEAHLLYQCKRFSQDSVQQRRDFVKSKALCFNCFGAKHSATHCKRDTTCRRCGRRHHSLLHLDSEQPPSAQPSRAVEGVKIHNQQPSTHEKSEQKEPGPGNIVAHAAESSGSSNSEIILTTALVKVENKGNCHILRAFLDQGAQLSFVTERAVQLLQLHKIPVNVSVDPSGLGGEKIPLSVPIKHKVQFKIQSICSSFSCVVQAYVVSQVTNPIPSQKVEIHDWQELKKLKMADPGYDTPGHVDMLLGAEVYGLTLTEGIVRNPTSTLTAQNTALGWILSGRTQVTRGTRK from the exons aTGTCAACATCCTCAACTCACACACATAATAATCTACAGAGTGAATCAAATCCATCAAGTGCAGTGAAGCTACCTAGAATTATAATCCCCGTATTTTCTGGCAAGTATGCGGAGTGGCCTACTTTTCACGACCTATTCGAATCTGTGATCAATAACAACCAGACTTTAGCACCTGTACAAAAGCTCCACTACTTAAAGGGTCATCTGACGGGTGAAGCAGAGCAGTTAATACGACACACACCTATAACGGATGCAAATTATGAACAATGTTGGACATTATTGAAGAAACGTTACAGCAACACTCGCTACATCTCATCGTGCATACTTAACCGCTTAATAAGCCAAAAGACTTTAACCGCAGCATCTTCTTATGGTGTCAAACAAATATTAGACACAACAAATGAATGTTTAAGTGCTCTGACCAACATGAATATTGATGTTTCAACATGGGATCTTATCATCATCCACCTGATCATACAGAAGCTTGACCAGGAATCCCGGAAAGAATGGGAACACAAGATAAGTGATTACTCAGATAAACTACCAACGTTTAGTGAATTTTCAACATTCCTAGAATCCAGATTTAGAGCATTGGAGTTCTTAGAGCCAAGTACTAAGAAAGAAACAAGATTAAAAGAAACAGAGCGACCTAAAGTGTTCAGCATTACCTCATCAGCATCATCAGTATCCTGCCCATTTTGTGCAGAGGCTCACTTGTTGTACCAATGTAAGCGGTTTAGCCAGGACTCTGTACAACAACGGAGGGACTTTGTCAAAAGTAAGGCGTTGTGCTTCAATTGCTTTGGAGCAAAGCATTCTGCAACACACTGCAAGCGAGACACAACATGTAGGCGCTGCGGCCGCCGTCACCACTCCCTATTGCATCTGGACAGCGAGCAACCACCTTCAGCGCAACCAAGCCGAGCCGTTGAAGGGGTGAAGATCCACAACCAACAGCCGAGTACCCATGAGAAGTCGGAACAGAAGGAACCTGGGCCTGGTAACATAGTGGCTCACGCTGCCGAAAGTTCAGGTTCATCGAATAGTGAGATAATATTAACAACGGCATTAgttaaggtagaaaataaagGAAACTGTCATATACTTAGGGCATTTCTTGACCAGGGTGCACAATTATCATTCGTGACCGAGCGTGCTGTACAATTGCTTCAGTTACACAAGATACCTGTTAATGTTAGTGTTGATCCCTCAGGGCTGGGCGGAGAAAAAATCCCCTTGTCAGTCCCAATTAAACACAAAGTTCAATTCAAAATACAATCCATTTGTAGCTCTTTTAGTTGCGTTGTTCAAGCATATGTGGTAAGTCAGGTAACTAATCCCATTCCTTCACAGAAAGTTGAGATTCATGATTGGCAGGAGTTGAAGAAATTAAAGATGGCAGATCCAGGATATGACACTCCAGGCCATGTGGACATGTTGCTGGGTGCTGAGGTGTATGGACTGACCCTGACAGAGGGTATTGTACGTAATCCGACGTCCACGCTGACAGCACAGAACACCGCTTTGGGCTGGATCCTGTCAGGAAGAACACAA GTCACTCGTGGGACGAGGAAGTGA